The Urocitellus parryii isolate mUroPar1 chromosome 6, mUroPar1.hap1, whole genome shotgun sequence genome includes a window with the following:
- the Vcpkmt gene encoding protein N-lysine methyltransferase METTL21D isoform X4, translating into MAAAVDSVVEDPLRSFVRVLEKRDGTALRLQQYDSGGVGCVVWDAAIVLSKYLETPGFSGDGAHVLSRRSVLELGSGTGAVGLMAATLGADVVVTDLEELQDLLKMNINMNKHLVTGSVQAKVLKWGEEIEDFPSPPDYILMADCIYYEESLEPLLKTLKDLSGSETCIICCYEQRTMGKNPEIEKKYFEKLPS; encoded by the exons TGCGGAGCTTTGTGAGAGTTCTGGAGAAGCGGGATGGGACAGCCCTACGACTGCAGCAGTATGACTCCGGTGGTGTGGGTTGCGTTGTTTGGGACGCTGCCATTGTGCTCTCTAAATACTTGGAAACGCCGGGGTTTTCCGGAGACGGGGCCCATGTGTTGAGCCGGCGGTCGGTGCTGGAGTTGGGCTCAGGCACGGGGGCGGTGGGACTCATGGCTGCTACCCTCGG GGCAGATGTTGTGGTCACCGATCTTGAGGAATTGCAAGACTTGCTGAAGATGAATATTAATATGAACAAACATCTTGTCACTGGTTCTGTTCAAGCCAAGGTACTGAAATG GGGGGAAGAAATAGAAGACTTTCCTTCTCCACCAGACTACATACTGATGGCTGACTGCATATACTACGAGGAG TCTTTGGAACCATTGCTGAAAACACTGAAAGATCTCAGTGGATCTGAAACTTGTATCATATGTTGCTATGAACAACGTACAATGGGGAAAAATccagaaattgagaaaaaatattttgag
- the Vcpkmt gene encoding protein N-lysine methyltransferase METTL21D isoform X3 translates to MAAAVDSVVEDPLRSFVRVLEKRDGTALRLQQYDSGGVGCVVWDAAIVLSKYLETPGFSGDGAHVLSRRSVLELGSGTGAVGLMAATLGADVVVTDLEELQDLLKMNINMNKHLVTGSVQAKVLKWGEEIEDFPSPPDYILMADCIYYEESLEPLLKTLKDLSGSETCIICCYEQRTMGKNPEIEKKYFEVCSYY, encoded by the exons TGCGGAGCTTTGTGAGAGTTCTGGAGAAGCGGGATGGGACAGCCCTACGACTGCAGCAGTATGACTCCGGTGGTGTGGGTTGCGTTGTTTGGGACGCTGCCATTGTGCTCTCTAAATACTTGGAAACGCCGGGGTTTTCCGGAGACGGGGCCCATGTGTTGAGCCGGCGGTCGGTGCTGGAGTTGGGCTCAGGCACGGGGGCGGTGGGACTCATGGCTGCTACCCTCGG GGCAGATGTTGTGGTCACCGATCTTGAGGAATTGCAAGACTTGCTGAAGATGAATATTAATATGAACAAACATCTTGTCACTGGTTCTGTTCAAGCCAAGGTACTGAAATG GGGGGAAGAAATAGAAGACTTTCCTTCTCCACCAGACTACATACTGATGGCTGACTGCATATACTACGAGGAG TCTTTGGAACCATTGCTGAAAACACTGAAAGATCTCAGTGGATCTGAAACTTGTATCATATGTTGCTATGAACAACGTACAATGGGGAAAAATccagaaattgagaaaaaatattttgag GTCTGTTCATATTATTGA